Proteins found in one Planococcus citri chromosome 2, ihPlaCitr1.1, whole genome shotgun sequence genomic segment:
- the LOC135833902 gene encoding maltase 2-like — MRSWNTFLLIFFAFWKTDFIAMDTTLDWWQTTVIYQIYPRSFKDSNSDGIGDLKGIEEKAEYLKDLGVGTVWLSPIFKSPMDDMGYDISDFKDIDPIFGTMADFESLRDKVHSLGMYLTLDFVPNHSSDEHEWFKKSVQKIDPYTNYYVWKDPKAWINETTPVPPNNWISAFQGSAWTYVPERKQYYLHQFARKQPDLNYRSNELLEEMKNVIRFWLDRGVDGFRMDAVPFLIEDDQFLDEPIINPEFTIHGIPAFDAVDHKYTQCLQGTYDILRQFREVLDSYKQKDGKTRLMMVEAYATLNNTMRFFGTKTQPIAHIPFNFFLLTRLKDESNASDFQNAINDWMNNMPQGEWPNWVLGNHDNRRIAEKFDPSSVDSLNTLLLLLPGTPITYNGEEIGMEGMKIRWDQTTDVGALNVGPLLYNNMSRDPERAPLQWNSSIHAGFSDTKNKTWLPVNPNYYKLNVEAQKNDPKSHLNIYKNLTKLRSKDVFRLGGFKSYIISERIFAFKRNLHNEIYLIVMNLNNEEEFVDIKNTVTDVPNEVFKIALASQNSRFEVGDELNISNSKFGMSPKSSIVLQAV, encoded by the exons ATGCGGTCGTGGAACACCTTCTTGTTGATATTTTTCGCGTTTTGGAAAACTGATTTCATAGCTATGGATACTACATTAGATTGGTGGCAGACaacagtaatttatcaaatctATCCACGCTCATTCAAAGACAGTAATTCCGATGGAATTGGAGATTTAAAAG GCATCGAAGAAAAAGCAGAGTATCTAAAAGATTTAGGCGTAGGAACAGTATGGCTATCACCTATTTTCAAATCGCCAATGGATGATATGGGGTACGACATTTCAGATTTCAAAGACATAGATCCCATTTTTGGAACTATGGCTGATTTTGAATCGTTACGGGATAAAGTGCATTCGCTAG GTATGTATTTGACGCTGGATTTTGTGCCAAATCATAGCAGCGATGAACACGAATGGTTCAAGAAATCCGTGCAAAAAATTGATCCGTACACTAATTATTATGTTTGGAAAGATCCAAAAGCTTGGATCAATGAAACTACACCGGTGCCTCCAAATAATTGG ATAAGCGCTTTTCAAGGATCGGCCTGGACATACGTACCGGAAAGAAAACAGTATTATTTACATCAGTTCGCCAGAAAACAACCAGACTTGAATTATCGTTCGAACGAGCTGCTCGAAGAAATGAAG aACGTGATCCGTTTTTGGCTTGACCGAGGAGTAGATGGTTTTAGAATGGACGCAGTTCCTTTTTTGATAGaagatgatcaatttttagacGAGCCAATCATTAATCCAGAATTTACCATTCACGGAATTCCAGCATTTGATGCGGTAGATCACAAATACACGCAGTGTCTTCAGGGAACCTACGATATACTTCGACAATTTCGCGAAGTGTTGGATTCTTATAAGCAAAAAGATGGAAAAACTAG ACTGATGATGGTAGAAGCTTACGCGACGCTTAACAACACGATGAGATTTTTTGGGACCAAAACTCAACCGATAGCTCACATTCCGTTCAATTTCTTCCTTTTGACCCGGCTGAAGGATGAATCGAACgcgtcagattttcaaaacgccataAACGACTGGATGAATAACATGCCGCAAGGAGAATGGCCAAACTGGGTG CTAGGAAATCACGATAATCGTAGAATTGCCGAAAAATTCGATCCCAGTAGCGTGGACTCTTTAAACACGCTCTTACTTTTATTACCTGGAACACCAATCACTTATAACGGAGAAGAAATCGGAATGGAAGGCATGAAAATCAGATGGGACCAAACAACCGATGTAGGAGCATTAAATGTCGGCCCACTTTTGTACAACAATATGAGCAGAGATCCAGAAAGAGCTCCTCTTCAGTGGAATTCTTCAATTCATGCAG gattttccGATACGAAGAATAAAACATGGCTACCAGTGAATCCGAATTACTACAAACTGAATGTAGAGGCACaaaaaaatgatccgaaaaGTCACCTCAACATTTACAAGAATTTGACTAAATTACGATCGAAAGACGTTTTTCGTCTGGGAGGTTTCAAATCCTACATCATTTCGGAAAGAATTTTCGCCTTTAAACG AAACCTACATAACGAAATTTACCTAATAGTGATGAATCTCAATAACGAAGAAGAATTCGTTGATATCAAAAATACAGTGACTGATGTACccaatgaagttttcaaaattgctttggCCAGTCAAAACTCGCGATTCGAAGTTGg CGATGAACTGAATATTTCAAACAGCAAATTCGGGATGAGCCCGAAATCTAGCATTGTTCTACAAGCTGTTTAA
- the LOC135833900 gene encoding maltase 2-like, whose amino-acid sequence MYSLSILLVIIVIFCTFAITRSSTFSTEGELDWWQTAVIYQIYPRSFKDSNSNGIGDLKGIEEKAEYLKDLGIDAIWISPIFKSPMADMGYDVSDFKAIDPLFGTMTDFESLRDKLHSLGIKLTLDFVPNHSSDEHEWFIKSVQRIDPYTDYYVWQDPKAWINETTPVPPNNWIGPFEQSMWTYHSTRKQFYLHQFAEKQPDLNYRSKELVEEMINVIRFWLDKGVDGFRMDAIIHLVEDDRFLDEPVISNQTINGKPAYKAFDHIYTQCLPETYEMFRRFREVADSYKQKDGQTRLVMLEIGTMPTIENTMKFYGNKSHPIAHIPFNFYPLDDLRDTSSAQDFQTSINKWMDNMPQGQWPNWVLGNHDNFRIASRFDPSSVDMMNMFLLLLPGTPIAYNGEEIGMEDAKIRWDQTTDVYALGVGPLWYETFSRDPERTPFQWNASHHAGFSSIDGKTWLPVNPNYYRINVQAQKYNLRSHYNIYKNLIKLRSREAFRRGDFKMYTISDRIFAFKRNLSNEIYAIIMNLNNEEESVDIKNTIANETNGNFEIILVSENSEYEVGDKLNTSSEVFRMRPKSAIVLQSI is encoded by the exons ATGTATTCATTGAGTATTCTTTTGGTGATAATTGTGATATTTTGTACATTTGCAATAACACGCAGCAGTACCTTTTCAACGGAAGGTGAATTGGACTGGTGGCAGACAGCTGTGATTTATCAGATTTATCCTAGATCATTCAAGGATAGTAATTCCAATGGTATTGGCGACTTGAAAG GTATTGAAGAGAAAGCAGAATACCTCAAAGATTTGGGTATCGATGCAATATGGATATCTCCTATATTCAAATCGCCAATGGCGGATATGGGATATGATGTTTCGGATTTCAAAGCAATAGATCCTCTTTTTGGAACAATGACTGATTTTGAATCATTACGGGATAAGCTGCATTCGTTAG GAATAAAATTGACTCTGGATTTCGTGCCAAATCACAGCAGTGACGAACACGAATGGTTCATCAAGTCAGTGCAAAGAATTGACCCATATACAGATTATTACGTTTGGCAAGATCCAAAAGCTTGGATAAATGAAACTACACCAGTTCCTCCAAATAACTGG ATTGGTCCATTCGAACAATCTATGTGGACATACCACTCCACgagaaaacaattttatttgCACCAGTTTGCCGAAAAGCAGCCAGATTTGAATTATCGTTCTAAAGAATTAGTTGAAGAAATGATT AATGTAATCCGTTTTTGGTTGGACAAAGGAGTAGATGGTTTTAGAATGGATGCTATCATTCATTTGGTAGAAGACGATAGATTTTTGGATGAAccagtaatttcaaatcaaacCATTAATGGAAAACCTGCTTACAAAGCTTTCGATCACATATATACACAATGTCTCCCAGAAACCTACGAAATGTTCCGCCGATTTCGAGAAGTTGCTGATTCATACAAACAAAAGGATGGGCAAACAAG ACTTGTCATGCTAGAAATCGGTACCATGCCCACGATAGAAAatacgatgaaattttatggaaataaaTCTCACCCAATTGCTCACATTCCATTCAATTTCTACCCTTTGGACGACTTAAGGGACACCTCTAGTGCGCAAGATTTTCAAACTTCTATTAACAAATGGATGGATAATATGCCGCAAGGGCAATGGCCCAACTGGGTG ttagGCAACCACGACAACTTTAGAATTGCCAGCAGATTTGACCCAAGTAGTGTGGATATGATGAAcatgtttttattattactaCCCGGAACCCCTATCGCTTACAATGGAGAAGAAATTGGAATGGAAGATGCAAAAATTAGATGGGATCAAACAACCGATGTATATGCATTAGGTGTTGGACCACTATGGTATGAAACGTTTAGCAGAGATCCGGAAAGAACTCCATTTCAATGGAATGCATCACATCACGCGG GTTTTTCCAGCATAGATGGAAAAACTTGGTTACCTGTGAACCCAAATTACTATAGAATTAATGTTCAAGCCCAAAAGTATAACCTAAGGAGTCATTATAACATTTACAAGAACTTGATTAAATTAAGATCGAGAGAAGCTTTTCGTCGAGGTGATTTCAAAATGTACACCATTTCAGACAGAATTTTCGCATTTAAACG AAATCTATCGAACGAGATTTATGCGATCATAATGAATCTCAATAATGAAGAGGAGTCGGTAGACATCAAGAATACCATAGCAAATGAAACCAATGGTAACTTTGAGATCATCTTGGTTAGTGAAAACTCTGAATACGAAGTGGG GGATAAACTGAATACATCAAGCGAGGTATTTAGAATGAGACCAAAATCTGCCATCGTTTTACAGTCGATTTGA